The genomic interval TTCGACCGCCCGCCAGCGCTCGTGGCCAACGCCCACGTCACCGGCTTGAGCGTGGCGCGCGCGCTGAAGGCCCGCGACGTGCCCGTGATCGCCATCGACCGCAACGAGAAGGGGGTCGCGCCCTACTCCGAGGCGGTGGACTTCGCGGGCCGGGTGACCTACCCGCTCGACGACGAGGACGGATTCCGCGAGGACGTGGAGGCGCTCGCGGCCGAACTGGACCGCGAGCCGGTCGCGTTCGGGTGCATGGACGAGTGGGTCCACGCGTTCTCTCGGACCGACCCCGAGGGCGTCCGGCTCCCGTTCGCCGACCGCGACACCGTCAACGCCGTGCTTGACAAGGAGTCGCTGTACGCCGTCGCCGAGGAACTGGGCGTTCCGTACCCCGAGACGTACCGCATCGCCGAGACCGACCCCGGAGAGACGGGCGGCGAGTCGGGCCCGGAGCCCCGCCGCGACAGCGTCGCCGCCGAGGAGGCCGCCGACCGCCTGGAGTTCCCGTTCGTCCTCAAGCCTGCCCTCAAGCGGAAGTTCGAGGAGGCGGTCGGCACGAACGTGATCGAGGTCGGAGACCGCGCGGAGTTCCTCGACGTGGTCGAGAACGCCCGCCGGGAGGGAATCCGCGTGATGGCTCAGGAGAAGGTCCCGACCGTTCGGGGCGAGGACCACTCGCTGGCCTCCTACGTCCCCGAGGACGGCGACCCGGTGAGCGTCGTGGGCAACGCGAAGGTCCGGTATCCGCTGGGCTACGGCACGTCGTGCGTGGTCGAGCGCGCCGACGCCCCCGAAATCGAGGAGAACGCGCTGGCGGTCCTCGACGAGACGGGCTACCACGGCATCAGCGAGGCCGAGTTCGTCTACGACGGCGCTCGGGAGGAGTACGTCCTGCTCGACGTGAACACCCGGCCGTGGAAGTGGATATCGATGCCGGTGCAGGCGGGCGCGAACCTCCCGCTCGCGGCCTACAGCGACGCAGTGGGTGAGAAGTACGAACCAGACGACCCCAGAGACGCGACGTGGGTGTACCTCGCCGACTACCTCAATCTGCTCGGGAGCGACCCGACGTTCACCGACGTGCTGGGTCGCTCGGAGTGGCTCTCGCTACTCTCGGGCGAGTTCGAGACGCGTCCAGACCTCGTGACCGGCGTGTACCGGCCCTCCGACCCCGGCCCGGCCTACCAGCTCCTGCGGACCGAGTTCGGGACGCAGGAGTACTACTGCTCCTGCTGAGCGCCGCGAACGGCGTCGTTCTCGCCCGCCCGCTCGCGGTCGAACGAAATCGCTTTACCGCGAAGATGCCACCCACCGAGTGTGACTCGGGTCTGTCTCGTCGGGTCGGCGGGCGTCGACCTGCGCACCGAACTCGTCTCGCGGGAGACCGCCCGCGAGGCGCTGTCGACCTACGACCTCCGCGAGCCGTTCGACAACTCGCTCGCGCTCGAAACCATCAGCCTCGGCTCAGCCGTCGCGTTGCTGAACGACCTCAACTGGTACCTCGTCCGGTTCGCCGACGACGCGCTCGTGCTGGAACCCAGCGTCAGCGAGACCGAGTGGCTGTCCCGGGACCTCGCGGCGGCGGTCCGCGACGGCGCGGTCGACCCCGAGACGACCGACGAGTACCTCAAGGTCTACGGCCTGACCGAGGACGGCGAGCTGGTCGAGCCGATGTTCCTGACCCGCCGCGACGGCGAGATGCCCGACTACGACCTGCGCGACGTTGCGGATACGGTGGTCGTGCGCGTCACCGAGTCGGAGTTCGGCGGGTAGGGTCGCGTTCGCCGTCAGGCCTCGCGCTCGTTCTCGTCGACGTGGTCGGCGAGGTCGTCGACCAGTTCGCGGAGTCGGTCGGTCTCCTCGGCCGACCACCCGAAGTACAGCCACGTCCCGTAGTCGTCGCGCCTCCGACCCATCGGCCGCCGTTTTCGGTGGACTCGCGCGTCGGGGAACGAGTCGAGCGCCCGGTCGCGGCCGTCGGCCGCGACCGGGCGGACCCTGCAGACCCACCGCGAGAAGAATCGTCTCGCCGAGCGAGACGGGTCAGACCTAGACCAGCGTGAGGTTCTCGGCGGCCTCCCTCGCCCGCTCGTAGAGGCTCTCGGGTTCGGCGCGGTCGACGATTTCCGGCGTGGCGTTCGTCTCGGGGAAGTCGGGCGCGATGCGGTTGCACCCGGCCGGAATCGTCGAATCTTGGTAGGTCCCGATTTCGCGGGCCAGCTCGGTGATGTCGGGCTTGTCCATCGTGAGCAGGGGGCGGTAGACTGGGAGGTCGGTCGCCATGCTCGTCACGCCGAGGTTCCGGGCGGTCTGGGAGGACTTCTGGCCGATGGCCTCGCCGGTCACGATTCCGGCGGCGTTCTCCGCCTCCGCGACGTGCTCGGCGACTCGGTACATGAACCGCCGGTAGACCAGCATCCGGGCGGGGCCGACCGCCTCGGCGAGGAGGTCCATGGCGTCGCCCGCGGGCACCTTCCGGACGCGCATGTCGTAGTTGGGGGCGTAGTCGGCGAGTCGCCGGACGGTCTCGACCGCGCGGGCCTCGTGGTCCGGGCCGCCGAAGTCGCCGAGGTCGAGGTAGACCGGCACGATGGGCGACCCGCGCTTCATGACCTCCCATCCCGCGACGGGCGAGTCGATGCCGCCGCTCATCAGCGCGACGACCTTCGCCTGGCTTCCGAGCGGGAGGCCGCCGGGGCCGGGCCGGTTCTCGGTGAAGACGAACGCCTCGTCGGCCCTGCACTCGACCGAGAACGTGGTGTCGGGGTCGTCGAGGTCCACCTCGGGGTCGGGGAGTTCGCCCCAGACGGCCGCGCCGCCCGCCTCTTC from Halorussus salilacus carries:
- a CDS encoding carboxylate--amine ligase, encoding MADTFRSFEGLRGALADAEFDRPPALVANAHVTGLSVARALKARDVPVIAIDRNEKGVAPYSEAVDFAGRVTYPLDDEDGFREDVEALAAELDREPVAFGCMDEWVHAFSRTDPEGVRLPFADRDTVNAVLDKESLYAVAEELGVPYPETYRIAETDPGETGGESGPEPRRDSVAAEEAADRLEFPFVLKPALKRKFEEAVGTNVIEVGDRAEFLDVVENARREGIRVMAQEKVPTVRGEDHSLASYVPEDGDPVSVVGNAKVRYPLGYGTSCVVERADAPEIEENALAVLDETGYHGISEAEFVYDGAREEYVLLDVNTRPWKWISMPVQAGANLPLAAYSDAVGEKYEPDDPRDATWVYLADYLNLLGSDPTFTDVLGRSEWLSLLSGEFETRPDLVTGVYRPSDPGPAYQLLRTEFGTQEYYCSC
- a CDS encoding DUF5804 family protein, whose amino-acid sequence is MTRVCLVGSAGVDLRTELVSRETAREALSTYDLREPFDNSLALETISLGSAVALLNDLNWYLVRFADDALVLEPSVSETEWLSRDLAAAVRDGAVDPETTDEYLKVYGLTEDGELVEPMFLTRRDGEMPDYDLRDVADTVVVRVTESEFGG
- a CDS encoding tRNA sulfurtransferase, translating into MRPPGADTVLVRHADVGVKSGKVQAQMERRLRDNIEALVDDRCIDATVERRWSRIFVHADPESVDAATNAATDAFGVQSASPALVVPAEEDAIVEALARTARENREAVGDTFAVSARRAGTADAHPFTSKDLEEAGGAAVWGELPDPEVDLDDPDTTFSVECRADEAFVFTENRPGPGGLPLGSQAKVVALMSGGIDSPVAGWEVMKRGSPIVPVYLDLGDFGGPDHEARAVETVRRLADYAPNYDMRVRKVPAGDAMDLLAEAVGPARMLVYRRFMYRVAEHVAEAENAAGIVTGEAIGQKSSQTARNLGVTSMATDLPVYRPLLTMDKPDITELAREIGTYQDSTIPAGCNRIAPDFPETNATPEIVDRAEPESLYERAREAAENLTLV